One window of Mus caroli chromosome 11, CAROLI_EIJ_v1.1, whole genome shotgun sequence genomic DNA carries:
- the LOC110305144 gene encoding olfactory receptor 1468-like, whose translation MIMNNQTAISQFILLGLPILPEQQQMFYALFLAMYLTTVLGNLIIIILICMDTNLHTPMYLFLSNMSFSDLCFSSVTIPKLLQNMQSQDTSITYAGCLTQMYFFMVFANTENVLLVVMAYDRYVAICFPLHYTSIMSPKLCVSLVVLTWVFTILYSMLHTLLLARLSFCEDNIVTHFFCDISALLKLACSDIYINELMIFILGTLDTVVPFLLIVVSYVQIVCSILKFSTKHGLAKVFSTCGSHLSVVSLFYGTIIGVYLCPSANNSTVKEIVMALMYTVVTPMLNPFIYSLRNRDIKEALIRVLCKKQISL comes from the coding sequence ATGATAATGAATAATCAGACTGCCATCTCTCAGTTCATCCTCCTGGGACTGCCCATCCTCCCAGAGCAGCAGCAAATGTTCTATGCCCTGTTCCTGGCCATGTACCTCACCACTGTCCTGGGgaacctcatcatcatcatcctcatttGTATGGACACGaatctccacacacccatgtatttGTTTCTCAGCAACATGTCCTTCTCTGATCTGTGCTTTTCCTCTGTCACAATTCCCAAGTTGCTGCAGAACATGCAGAGCCAGGACACATCCATCACCTATGCTGGCTGTCTGACACAAATGTacttttttatggtttttgcaAACACGGAAAATGTTCTTCTTGTGgtcatggcctatgaccgctatgtggccatctgcttcCCTCTTCATTACACCAGCATCATGAGCCCTAAGCTCTGTGTGTCTCTGGTGGTGCTCACCTGGGTATTTACCATTCTGTATTCCATGTTACACACCCTACTCTTGGCAAGATTGTCATTCTGTGAGGACAATATAGTCACCCACTTTTTCTGTGACATATCTGCTCTGCTCAAGTTGGCCTGCTCTGACATTTATATTAATGAACTAATGATATTTATCTTGGGAACACTTGATACTGTGGTGCCATTCTTACTCATTGTTGTTTCATATGTACAAATTGTCTGCTCCATTCTAAAGTTTTCAACTAAACATGGCCTAGCCAAGGTTTTTTCcacctgtggctcccacctgtctgTGGTCTCACTGTTCTATGGGACAATTATTGGTGTCTACTTATGCCCATCAGCTAATAACTCTACTGTGAAGGAGATTGTCATGGCTCTGATGTACACAGTGGTGACTCCCATGCTGAATCCATTCATCTACAGTCTGAGAAACAGAGATATAAAAGAGGCCCTGATCAGAGTCCTATGTAAGAAGCAAATCTCCTTATAA